The genomic DNA CGCGTCGGTGTCCGGGTCGGTCTCGAATAGGGCGAGGTGGTCGAGGAAGGACGAGCCGTTGATCGGGTCGCCGCCGATGCCCACCGAGGTCGAGATCCCGAGCCCGAGTTCCTTGAGTTGCGAGGCGGCCTCGTAGCCCAGCGTCCCGGAGCGGGAGATCACCCCGACATTGCCCGGAAGGTAGATGTGGCCGGGCATGATGCCGAGCATCGCCTTGCCGGGCGAGATGATGCCGGCGCAGTTCGGGCCGACCACCATGGTCCGCTTCTCTTTGGGGTAGCGGTACAGGTAGCGCTTCACCCGCATCATGTCCTGGGCCGGGATGCCGTCGGTGATCGAGCAGACCAGCCGCAGGCCGGCATCGGCCGCCTCCATGATGGCGTCCGCCGCGAAGGGGGGCGCCACGAAGGTGATCGACGTGGTGGCGCCGGTCGCCGCCACCGCCTCCTTGACGGTGTTGAACACCGGCAGGCCGAGATGGGTGCGCCCGCCCTTGCCCGGGGTGACGCCGCCGACGACGTTCGTGCCGTAATCCAGCATCTCCTTGGCGTGGAAGGTGCCCTTGTCGCCCGTGATGCCCTGGACGATGATCGGGGTGGTCTCGTCGATGAGGATGCTCATGGCGCGGTCTCCCCTCTCAGTGCTGCGTCTTGGCGGCGGAGCAGGCGTCGACCGCCTTCTTGGCCGCCTCAGCCAGCGTGTCGGCGGTGATGAGATCGAGGCCGCTCTCGGCCAGGATCTTCTTGCCGGCCTCGACGTTCGTGCCGGCGAGCCGGACCACCAGCGGCACGTCGATCTTCACCTCGCGGGCGGCCTGGACGACGCCCTCGGCGACCCAGTCGCAGCGGTTGATGCCGGCGAAGATGTTGACGAGGATCGCCTTCACGTTGCGGTCCGACAGGACCAGCCGGAAGGCCGTGGCCACCCGCTCAGGGGACGCGCCGCCGCCGACATCGAGGAAGTTCGCCGGCTCGCCGCCTGCGTGCTTGATCATGTCCATGGTGGCCATGGCGAGGCCCGCGCCGTTGACGATGCAGCCGATCTCGCCCTCGAGGCCGATGTAGCTGAGGTTGTGCTCGGCGGCCTGCGCCTCGCGGGGATCGCCCTGGGACGGGTCGTGCATGTCGGCGATGCCCGGCCGGCGGAACATCGCGTTGTCGTCGAAGCTCATCTTGGCGTCGAGCGCCAGCACCCGGTCGTCCTTGGTGACGACGAGCGGGTTGATCTCCAGCATGGTGCCGTCGCAGTCGCGGAACGCCCGGTAGGCGTTCATGATCGTCTTCACCGCGGCCGAGACCTGCTTGATGTTGAGCCCGAGCTGGAAGGCAATCTCCCGCGCCTGGAACTGCTGCAGGCCGACCGCCGGCTCGACCACCACCTGGATGAGCGAGTCGGGCTCCTTGGCGGCGATCTCCTCGATGTCCATGCCGCCGCGCTGGCTGGCGATGACCCGCACGCGCTCGGCCTTCCGGTCCAGCACGTAGCCGAGGTAGAGCTCGCGCTCGAACGGGTCGGCGGTCTCGACGTAGACCCGCTGCACCGGCTTGCCCTCGGGGCCGGTCTGGTGCGTGACGAGGCGCTTGCCGAGGAGATCCTTCGCGGCGTCGCGGACCTCGTTGTAGGTCCGGCACAGCTTGATCCCGCCGGCCTTGCCGCGGGCGCCGGCGTGGATCTGCGCCTTCACGGCCCAGAACGAGCCGCCGAGCTCGGTGGCCGCGTAGACCGCCTGGTCCGGGCTGAAGGCGATCGCGCCTTTCGGGACGGCCACGCCGAAGCTCGCGAGCAGCTCCTTGGCCTGATACTCGTGGACGTCCATTCGGCGCCTCCTCCGCGGTTCGTTGCCGCCGTTGACGCTCTCTACTTTAGTTGAGTCGAAAGATTACGCCCGTCAAATTTTTTAAGCTCCTGATTGACCGCGACTTTTTCGCGGTCGCAACACAGATCGTATTTCATATTGCGATGCAGCATACAGGAAAACAGCGAGGCCGGGAGCACGATGCACCCGGCCTCGACTGTTGAATCGCTACAAAGTACGCCGGAACGCTTCGTTCAGGACGCGCTGTCCGTCATCGCGAGCGCAGCGACGTGACCCAGGGCAGCGCGACCTCTGAGATCGTGGCGCCAACTGGATTGCTTCGCTGCGCTCGCAGAGACGGCGGCGTCGACGGGGCCGACCGAGCACGCTGTGACGCGCGGTGCTGACCCAAGTCGCCGGTTCAGTTCACCTTGTCCTTGACGACCGCGTAGACCTTCTCGGTGAGTGCGCCGGCCTCGCCGAGCAGATCCTCCAGCTCCTTCAGCCGCTCCTCGGCGAACGCGCGGTCCTCGAGACCCTTGGCGTTCACGTAGACGTTCAGCGCCGCGCTGCGCAGGCCGGCATAGGCGGAGAGCACCGCCACGCCGGCATCCGACACGACGTTGAGGTTGCCCTTGTCGGCGGTGATGGCCGCGAGGTCGATCACCGCGCGGCAGGCCCGGCAGCAGGCGAGCGGCACGTCGCAGGCGGTCTTGAGCGCCGCCTGGATCTTCTCGGCGCGGGCCGCCTTCTCGTCGTCGGTGTTCTTGGGCAGGCCGTAGGCGCCCATGACGGCGTCGAAGGCCTGGACGTCCTCGCCGATCATGCCGGTGAGCACGACCCGCAGGCCCTCGGACTTGGCCAGGACCTCCTTCAGCTCGGCCTCGACCTCGACGTACTTCTTCTTGCCGATGGTGAGGTTGCAGACCATCGACACAAGGGCCGCGCCCATGGCGCCGGAGATCGCCGCCGCGCCGCCGCCCCCGGGGGTGGGGGCAGCGCTCGCCAGCTCCGTCAGGAATTTCTCGATGCTGTCGGTCTCGGGGCGATGCGTCTCGGTCACCGGCGCCTCCTCAGGCCATCGTCTTGGCGAGGGCGTAGATCTCCTCGGCGTCGAGCACCTTGTCGGTGCTCTCGAAGAGCTGGCCGACGCAGGCCCGGTGCAGCTTGAGCTTCAGGCCGCCGATGCCCAGCGCCCCGAAGGCCTGCTTGCCGTTGCGCTCCTTGCCCTTGTCCATCACGTCGATGCCGCCGATGCCCGTCGGGGGCTGGGCGTTGTAGTCGGCGACGAACTCGATCGACGATTCCTGCGCCCAGGCGGCTTCCGGCAGCAGCTCGACGCCGATGGCGCCGGCCGTGAACACGAGGTTCGTGCCCTTCACCAGGGCGACGCGGGAGGCCTCGTCGGGGGTCGCGGCGGCCTTCACGTTGACCTTGAAGCGCGTGTTGATCTGGTCCGCGGCGGCCTGGGTCTTGTCGAGGGCGCGGCCCGCGATGGTGACCTCGGCGCCCTCGCCGGCGAGCAGAGCGGCCGAGCGCATGCCGACCGGGCCGGTGCCCGCCAGCACGACGGCCTTCTTGCCCTGGAGCGAGCCCGCGGCCTTGGCCACCAGCGCGACGCCCGCGGCGGCCGTGGTGTTGGAGCCGTTGGAATCGAGCATCACCGAGACCCGGAACGGGCCGAAGAAGCGCTTCTTGACGGCGGTGAACAGCGCCTCGCCCGCCGCCATGCTGCCGCCGCCGACGAAGATCGCCGTCGACTTCTTCTCGGAGCCGCCGCGGGTGTAGATCGTGCCGTCGACCAGGGCGCCGACATTGTCGGGATTCACGCCGCCGTAGCCGGTGATGTGGTCGGCGCCGCCGTCGTAGCCGACGACCGTGTCGAACACGTTCGGCACGGCATCGGTGTCGAACAGGAACAGCAGTTTTTTCGTCATTTTCTTGGGACCTTTCCGTCGCGCCCGTGGGGCGCCGGCGCTGATGTTGGTTGGGTCGGTGCGTGGACGCAGCCCCTCTCCTCCCCCTTGCGGGGAGGAGCCGGAGGTGGGGGTGGTGGAGAATTGAGCGGAGCAGTGCCTCCTGCACCACCCCCACCCCTGGCCACTCCCCGCAGGGGGGAGGGGAACGCCCGTTGCTGATTTTGAGCTTAGGCTTCCACCACGTTCTGCGGCTTGCCCGCCACGAAAGCCTCGACGTTGTCGACGAGCTGGTCGGCCAGGATCTGCATCGCCTCCTTGCTCGCCCAAGCGACGTGCGGCGTGACGATCAGGTTCGGCAGGTCGGCGTCGCACAGGATGTTGCCGTCCTTGGGCGGCTCCTGCGCCACCACGTCGAACCCGGCGCCCGCGATGGTGCCGTCCTTGAGCGCCTCGAGAAGGGCCGCCTCGTCCACGAGGCCGCCGCGGGCCGTGTTGATGAGGATGGCGCTCTTCTTCATCTTCTTGAGCTCGGCGGCGCCGATCATCCCCTTGGTGTCGGGGGTCAGCGGCACGTGCAGCGTGATCACGTCGGACTGCGTCAGGATCGTCTCGAAATCGACCAGCCCGTCCTGCGGGAACACGTCGTAGGCGATGACCTTCATGCCCAGCGCCTCGGCGCGCTTGGCGATCGACTTGCCCAGCGCCCCGTAGCCGACGATGCCGAGCGTCGAGCCGGCGATGTCGTAGATCGGATAGTCGAAATAGCAGAACTGCTTGGACTTCGCCCAGTCGCCGCGCCGCACCGAGTTGGCGTAGGGCACGATCGCCCGGCGCAGGGCGAACATCAGCCCGACCACGTGCTCCGGCACGGTGTTGAACGCGTAGTTGCGGATGTTGACGACCGTGACCCCCTGGGCCTTGGCCTGGGCCTTGTCGACCACGTCGGTGCCGGTGGCGGCGACCGCGATCAGCTTCAGGTCGGGGAGCTGCTTCAGCGTCTCGGCCCGCATCGGGACCTTGTTGATCAGCGCGATCTCCGCGCCCTGGAGGCGGGAGACGATCTCCTCCGGCGTCCAGGTCGACTCGTGCTCGACGTATTCGTGGGGGAAATTGAACGGTCGGACCCTGGCATCGAGGGATTCACGATCCAGGAACACGATCTTCTTGGTCATAGGACCCCTCTCGTACGACGGGCGGTTTCCTCGATAGTCTTGTTCTTACTTGCGCGTCGGGGCGGGCCCGGCAACCCGGTCCCGCCCCGATCGCGTGCGCAGATCACGCCTTATGCAGCGGATTCTCGCGCAGGTAGCTGGAGGCCGCGGCGACGCCCGAGCCCGGCGTGACCTTGATGCCGCAATCGATCATGGCCATCTCGGCGCCCGCGATGGCACCCAGCAGCGACAGCTCGTTCAGGTCGCCCAGGTGACCGATGCGGAACACCTTGCCGGCGACTTTGGACAGGCCGGCGCCCAGCGAGAGGTTGTAGCGCTCGTAGGCGTGGGTGATCACCTTGGCGGCGTCGGCGCCCTCCGGCACCACGATCGCCGTGACCGTGTCGGAGTTCCACTTGGGCTCCTTGGCGCAGGGCTTGAGGCCCCAGGCCGCGACCGCCTGGCGGGTCGCCTCGGCGAGGACGTGGTGGCGGTGGTAGACGTTCTCCAGCCCCTCTTCCTTCACGACCGCCAGGGCCTCGCGCAGGCCGTAGAGCAGCGGCAGGACGGGGGTGTAGGGGAAGTAGCCGGTGGCGTTGGCGGCCAGCTGGTCCTTCCAGGCGAAGTAGGCGTGGCCGAGCCGGTCGTTGCGGCCGGTGCCGCTCTCGGCGATCTTGAGCGCCTTCGGGCTGATGCAGATCAGGCCGAGGCCGGCCGGCAGCATGAAGCCCTTCTGCGAGCCCGCGATGGCGCAGTCGACCTTCCACGCGTCCATCTCGAACGGCAGAGAGCCGATCGACGAGATGCCGTCCACGAACAGCAGAGCCGGGTGCCCGGCGGCGTCGATCGCCTTCCGCACAGCGCCGATGTCGCTGGTGACGCCGGTGGCGGTCTCGTTGTGGACGACCATGACGGCCTTGATCTTATGGTCCTTGTCGGCGCGCAGGGCCTCCTCGATCTTCTGCGGATCGGCGCCGGTGCCCCACTCCTCCTCCTGGACGACCACGTCGAGGCCGAGGCGCTGGGCCATGTCGACCCAGAGGTGGCTGAACTGGCCGTAGCGCGAGGTCAGCACCGTGTCGCCGCGGCAGAGGGTGTTGGACAGGGCCGATTCCCAGATGCCGGTGCCCGAGGACGGGAACAGGATGACCGTCCCGGCGGTCGAGCCGAACACCATCTTGGAGTCCTGCAGGAGCGGCTTCACCAGCTCGGGGAAGCTCGGCGAGCGGTGATCCTCCGACGGCACGTGCATGGCGCGCAGGACGCGCTCCGGGATGTTGGTGGGGCCCGGGATGAAGAGGTGGTTGCGACCGGGGCGCCGGGTTGCGGCCATGATGTTTCCTCCGAAAAGTCCATTGCGCGCGGGCGTGAACCCGCACCGGGTTGTCCAAGCGTCCTCAGGGAGTCGGTCCGGCGCCGTCGAGAGCGGCTCGCGCCGCACCCCCTCGAACGCCATCCTCTGCCGTGATCGGGGGGTCTCCGCGGAGCGGCAGGCGGCCTCACGCCGCTCGCGTCGCGGCGCGCCCCCGCGCGCCGGTCGCCTCCGAATTGCCGTCCCGTCCAACGGCTCCAGGGCCGTCCTCGCCGCCTTCCTGTCAAGGTCCGGCCGTGCTCGTGCCGAGCGGCCGGTTCTTGGTATTATGAGGCGGTGAAGCTCGAAAGGAAAACCGGAAAAACTTCCGGAACTTGCCAAAAAAATTTTTTGTGCGACGCAACGAAGCTACGCTCCGGTTGAGAGGCTTCGCGGCACCGCACACCGAAGTCTTTCCGCCCCGTCGGAACCCGCGTCATCAAACTGAGATCGGATCGCGCTCTGGATCCCGGCACCGTTCAGCCGCCGGGAGAGGGTGCCGTGGCCGAGGTTGAGGAGATGCCGGTCCGCGTGCGGACGCTGTTCCTGTCCGACCTGCATCTCGGCACGCGCGGCTGCCAGGCCGGCCTGCTGCTGTCGTTCCTGAAGGACTACGACGCCGACACGATCTACCTCGTCGGCGACATCGTGGACGGCTGGCAGCTGCGCTCGGGCTGGTACTGGCCGCAGGAGCACAACGACGTGGTGCAGAAGCTCCTGCGCAAGGTCCGCAAGGGCGCGCGGATCGTCTACCTGCCTGGCAACCACGACGAGTTCCTGCGCGACTACGTGGGCACGAGCTTCGGCGGCATCGAACTCGCCGAGACCGCGATCCACGAGGCGGCAGACGGCAAGCGCTACCTCGTCATCCACGGCGACCAGTTCGACATGGTCGTGCGCCACTCGCCGTGGCTCGCCCATCTGGGCGACGGCGCCTACACGCTGGCGCTCTCCCTCAACACGCTGATCAACAAGGTGCGGCGGCGGCTCGGCCTGTCCTACTGGTCGCTGTCGGCCTGGGCGAAGCTGCGCGTGAAGAACGCGGTGAGCTTCATCGGCCGCTTCGAGACGATCCTGGCCGAGGAGGCCCGCCGCCAGGGCGCCGACGGGGTGATCTGCGGCCACATCCACCACGCCGCGGACCGGCCGATCGGCGACCTGCGCTACCTCAACACCGGCGACTGGGTGGAATCCTGCACCGGGCTCGTGGAGCACTACGACGGCCGCATCGAGGTGTTGCACTACCCGAGCCTCCTGCGGGCGCGGGAGGCCGAGGTCGTGCCGCAGCCCCTGCCGGGCCGGCGCGCGGTGGCGTGAGGGCGCCGCCGTGAAGCTCCTGATCGCCAGCGACGCGTGGCACCCCCAGGTGAACGGCGTCGTGCGCTCCCTCGAGCAGATGGTCCGGCGCGCGCCCGAGCACGGCTTCGCCACGACGCTGCTGTCCGTCGCGGATTTCCGCTCGCTGCCGCTGCCGGGCTACCCGGAGATCCGCCTCGCCTATGCCGGGCGCGAGCGGGTGGCGGCGCGCTGGCGGGCCGAGCGGCCGAGCCACGTGCACATCGCCACGGAGGGGCCGGTCGGCCTCGCGGCGCGCCGGCACTGCCTCGCGCACGACCTGCCCTTCACGACGAGCTACCACACGCGCTTCCCGGAATACCTCGCCGCCCGCGCCCCGGTGCCGGAGGCGTGGTCCTACGCGTACCTGCGCCGGTTCCACGGCGCCGCCCGCGGGACGATGGTCAGCACCGCCTCGCTCCAGGGCGAGCTCGCGGCGCGGGGTTTCGGCCGGCTGATGCGCTGGACCCGGGGCGTGGACACGGAGCGGTTCCGGCCGGCCGAGCCCGGGACGCCCGTGCCGGCGGAACTCGCCGGCCTGCCGGGGCCGCTGTTCCTCTACGTCGGGCGGCTGGCGGTGGAGAAGAACGTCGCGGCCTTCCTCGCCCTCGACCTGCCCGGCACCAAGGTGGTGGTCGGCGACGGCCCGGACCGCGCGCGGCTGCAGGCGCTCGCGCCGGCGGCGCACTTCCTCGGCACCCGCACCGGCGCGGACCTCTCGGCGGTCTACGCGGCCTGCGACGTCTTCGTCTTCCCGAGCCTCACCGACACGTTCGGCATCGTGCTCCTGGAGGCCCTGGCCAGCGGCCTCCCGGTGGCGGCCTTCCCGGTGCCGGGTCCGAACGACGTCGTCGGCGGCACGCGGGTCGGCGTGCTCGACCCGGACCTGCGGGTCGCCGCGCTGGCGGCCCTGCGCCTGTCGCGCGCCGAGTGCCGGGCCGAGGCCCTGCGCCGCGGCTGGGACGTGAGCGCGCGGCAGTTCTTCGGTAACATCGTCGAGGCGCATGGGGGCGCCCGGAGCACCCGCGACGCCGCCTGACGCGTGACGGCGTCCGCGCGGAATGGCAGGAGGGCGCGATGCCGCCCGCCAAGCCACCCGCCAAGCCGCCAGCCGGATCGCCCGCCGGACCGGCCGGGTCCGCCAGAGCCCGGCCCCCGGTCGCCGGGCCGTTCGATCCCGCCCGGGCCGCCGCCTATCCGGCGGCGATCGGCTGCGACGAGGTCGGGCGCGGCGCGCTCTGCGGACCCGTGGTGGTGGCCGCGGTCTGGTTCGATCCGGCGGCGATCCCGGCCGACCTGCTCGCGGCCCTCGACGACAGCAAGCGCGTCCCCGAGCCCGTGCGCGACCGGCTGGCCCCCCTGATCCGCGCCCACGCGCGGGTCGCGGTGGCGGCGGGGTCGCGCGCCCTGATCGACCGGATCAACATCCGCGGCGCGACCCTCGACGCCATGGCGCGGGCGGTGGCGCGGCTCGGCCTCGCCGCGCCCGTGCTGGTCGACGGGCGCGACGCTCTGCCGGGCTTGCCCGGCCGCGCCGTCGTCGGCGGCGACCACTTGGTGCCCCAGATCGCCGCCGCGTCGATCGTCGCCAAGGTGCTCCGGGACCAGCTGATGCGGCGGCTCGCCCGGCGCCATCCCGGCTACGGCTGGGAGCGCAACGTCGGCTACGGGACGGCCGTCCACCGCGCCGGCCTGACGCAGCTCGGGCGCAGCCCCCACCACCGGCTCAGCTTCACCCGCGGCTTCGACTGAGCCGGGCGACGGGTCACGCGGCCCGGACGCCGGTGAGGAAGCGCTCGACCTCCGCGGCGAGTTCCTCCGACTGACGCGTGAGCGCGGTGGCGGCCGTCAGCACGTGGTCGGCCGCGTGGCCGGTTCGGTCGGCCGCCTGCGCCACGCCGGCGATGTTGCCGGTGACCTCCTGCGTGCCGGCATTGGCCTGGGCGACATTGCGGACGATCTCCTGCGTCGCCGCCCCCTGCTGCTCCACCGCGGCCGCGATGGCGGCGGCCACGGCGTCGATCTCCCCGATCCGGCCGGTGATCGTCCCGATCGCC from Methylobacterium oryzae includes the following:
- the sucD gene encoding succinate--CoA ligase subunit alpha, which translates into the protein MSILIDETTPIIVQGITGDKGTFHAKEMLDYGTNVVGGVTPGKGGRTHLGLPVFNTVKEAVAATGATTSITFVAPPFAADAIMEAADAGLRLVCSITDGIPAQDMMRVKRYLYRYPKEKRTMVVGPNCAGIISPGKAMLGIMPGHIYLPGNVGVISRSGTLGYEAASQLKELGLGISTSVGIGGDPINGSSFLDHLALFETDPDTDAVLMIGEIGGPQEAEASAWIRENMSKPVIGFVAGLTAPKGRRMGHAGAIISAAGDSAAEKAEIMRSYGLTVAPDPGSFGQTVADVLARAA
- a CDS encoding malate--CoA ligase subunit beta, which codes for MDVHEYQAKELLASFGVAVPKGAIAFSPDQAVYAATELGGSFWAVKAQIHAGARGKAGGIKLCRTYNEVRDAAKDLLGKRLVTHQTGPEGKPVQRVYVETADPFERELYLGYVLDRKAERVRVIASQRGGMDIEEIAAKEPDSLIQVVVEPAVGLQQFQAREIAFQLGLNIKQVSAAVKTIMNAYRAFRDCDGTMLEINPLVVTKDDRVLALDAKMSFDDNAMFRRPGIADMHDPSQGDPREAQAAEHNLSYIGLEGEIGCIVNGAGLAMATMDMIKHAGGEPANFLDVGGGASPERVATAFRLVLSDRNVKAILVNIFAGINRCDWVAEGVVQAAREVKIDVPLVVRLAGTNVEAGKKILAESGLDLITADTLAEAAKKAVDACSAAKTQH
- the fchA gene encoding methenyltetrahydrofolate cyclohydrolase gives rise to the protein MTETHRPETDSIEKFLTELASAAPTPGGGGAAAISGAMGAALVSMVCNLTIGKKKYVEVEAELKEVLAKSEGLRVVLTGMIGEDVQAFDAVMGAYGLPKNTDDEKAARAEKIQAALKTACDVPLACCRACRAVIDLAAITADKGNLNVVSDAGVAVLSAYAGLRSAALNVYVNAKGLEDRAFAEERLKELEDLLGEAGALTEKVYAVVKDKVN
- a CDS encoding NADP-dependent methylenetetrahydromethanopterin/methylenetetrahydrofolate dehydrogenase codes for the protein MTKKLLFLFDTDAVPNVFDTVVGYDGGADHITGYGGVNPDNVGALVDGTIYTRGGSEKKSTAIFVGGGSMAAGEALFTAVKKRFFGPFRVSVMLDSNGSNTTAAAGVALVAKAAGSLQGKKAVVLAGTGPVGMRSAALLAGEGAEVTIAGRALDKTQAAADQINTRFKVNVKAAATPDEASRVALVKGTNLVFTAGAIGVELLPEAAWAQESSIEFVADYNAQPPTGIGGIDVMDKGKERNGKQAFGALGIGGLKLKLHRACVGQLFESTDKVLDAEEIYALAKTMA
- a CDS encoding D-2-hydroxyacid dehydrogenase, yielding MTKKIVFLDRESLDARVRPFNFPHEYVEHESTWTPEEIVSRLQGAEIALINKVPMRAETLKQLPDLKLIAVAATGTDVVDKAQAKAQGVTVVNIRNYAFNTVPEHVVGLMFALRRAIVPYANSVRRGDWAKSKQFCYFDYPIYDIAGSTLGIVGYGALGKSIAKRAEALGMKVIAYDVFPQDGLVDFETILTQSDVITLHVPLTPDTKGMIGAAELKKMKKSAILINTARGGLVDEAALLEALKDGTIAGAGFDVVAQEPPKDGNILCDADLPNLIVTPHVAWASKEAMQILADQLVDNVEAFVAGKPQNVVEA
- a CDS encoding aminotransferase class V-fold PLP-dependent enzyme, which produces MAATRRPGRNHLFIPGPTNIPERVLRAMHVPSEDHRSPSFPELVKPLLQDSKMVFGSTAGTVILFPSSGTGIWESALSNTLCRGDTVLTSRYGQFSHLWVDMAQRLGLDVVVQEEEWGTGADPQKIEEALRADKDHKIKAVMVVHNETATGVTSDIGAVRKAIDAAGHPALLFVDGISSIGSLPFEMDAWKVDCAIAGSQKGFMLPAGLGLICISPKALKIAESGTGRNDRLGHAYFAWKDQLAANATGYFPYTPVLPLLYGLREALAVVKEEGLENVYHRHHVLAEATRQAVAAWGLKPCAKEPKWNSDTVTAIVVPEGADAAKVITHAYERYNLSLGAGLSKVAGKVFRIGHLGDLNELSLLGAIAGAEMAMIDCGIKVTPGSGVAAASSYLRENPLHKA
- a CDS encoding UDP-2,3-diacylglucosamine diphosphatase, yielding MPVRVRTLFLSDLHLGTRGCQAGLLLSFLKDYDADTIYLVGDIVDGWQLRSGWYWPQEHNDVVQKLLRKVRKGARIVYLPGNHDEFLRDYVGTSFGGIELAETAIHEAADGKRYLVIHGDQFDMVVRHSPWLAHLGDGAYTLALSLNTLINKVRRRLGLSYWSLSAWAKLRVKNAVSFIGRFETILAEEARRQGADGVICGHIHHAADRPIGDLRYLNTGDWVESCTGLVEHYDGRIEVLHYPSLLRAREAEVVPQPLPGRRAVA
- a CDS encoding glycosyltransferase family 4 protein; protein product: MKLLIASDAWHPQVNGVVRSLEQMVRRAPEHGFATTLLSVADFRSLPLPGYPEIRLAYAGRERVAARWRAERPSHVHIATEGPVGLAARRHCLAHDLPFTTSYHTRFPEYLAARAPVPEAWSYAYLRRFHGAARGTMVSTASLQGELAARGFGRLMRWTRGVDTERFRPAEPGTPVPAELAGLPGPLFLYVGRLAVEKNVAAFLALDLPGTKVVVGDGPDRARLQALAPAAHFLGTRTGADLSAVYAACDVFVFPSLTDTFGIVLLEALASGLPVAAFPVPGPNDVVGGTRVGVLDPDLRVAALAALRLSRAECRAEALRRGWDVSARQFFGNIVEAHGGARSTRDAA
- a CDS encoding ribonuclease HII, whose translation is MPPAKPPAKPPAGSPAGPAGSARARPPVAGPFDPARAAAYPAAIGCDEVGRGALCGPVVVAAVWFDPAAIPADLLAALDDSKRVPEPVRDRLAPLIRAHARVAVAAGSRALIDRINIRGATLDAMARAVARLGLAAPVLVDGRDALPGLPGRAVVGGDHLVPQIAAASIVAKVLRDQLMRRLARRHPGYGWERNVGYGTAVHRAGLTQLGRSPHHRLSFTRGFD